One window of Brevibacterium pigmentatum genomic DNA carries:
- a CDS encoding ABC-F family ATP-binding cassette domain-containing protein yields the protein MAHLLGAEALHLEYPTRVVFDSVTLGVESGDMIGIVGRNGDGKSSLLGMLAGTIEPDSGRVTYRGGLRLGMLGQRDDLDDEATVGFSVVGDAADHEWAADPQARDIISGLIADLDWDAQISSLSGGQRRRVALAALLIGDWDMLILDEPTNHLDVDGIAWLAKHIRARWPKNSGALLLVTHDRWFLDEVCTKTWEVHDRIVEPFEGGYAAYVLQRVERDRIAAATEAKRQNLMRKELAWLRRGAPARTSKPKFRIEAANQLIADVPEVRNPIELKKMATARLGKDVVDLLDVSKHFGQTTILEDVTWRIGPGERTGILGPNGAGKSTLLGLVSGEIEPDAGRVKRGKTVQIGVLDQQFKDLARIADARVREVLAESKTSFNIEGKDFTPAQLLERLGFAKEHLSARVKELSGGQKRRLQLLMLLMAEPNVIILDEPTNDVDSDMLTAMEDLLDSWPGTLIVVSHDRYLLERVTDQQYAILDNRLRHVPGGVEEYLRLRAEQERRGSAGSNKTAGSNGATAGAGGNDSGGAASASEGSETAAKLTGAEARAAKKEVSSIERRMDKLNSQIAKKHEEMAAHDQTDFEGLATLTAAIREYQDELDELEMRWLEASEALEA from the coding sequence ATGGCACATCTCCTCGGGGCAGAAGCCCTCCACCTCGAATACCCCACGCGCGTCGTCTTCGACTCCGTCACCCTCGGCGTCGAGTCCGGCGACATGATCGGCATCGTCGGCCGCAACGGCGACGGCAAATCGAGCCTGCTCGGCATGCTCGCCGGCACCATCGAACCCGATTCCGGACGGGTGACCTATCGCGGTGGTCTGCGCTTAGGGATGCTCGGCCAACGCGATGACCTCGATGACGAGGCCACGGTCGGCTTCTCCGTCGTCGGTGACGCCGCCGATCACGAATGGGCAGCAGACCCGCAGGCCCGAGACATCATCTCCGGCCTCATCGCCGATCTCGATTGGGATGCGCAGATCTCCTCACTCTCCGGCGGTCAGCGCCGCCGAGTCGCCCTGGCGGCTCTGCTCATCGGCGATTGGGACATGCTCATCCTCGATGAGCCGACAAACCACCTCGACGTCGACGGCATCGCATGGTTGGCGAAGCATATTCGCGCCCGCTGGCCGAAGAACTCCGGCGCCCTGCTGCTGGTCACCCACGACCGGTGGTTCCTCGACGAAGTCTGCACGAAAACCTGGGAGGTCCACGACCGCATCGTCGAACCCTTCGAAGGCGGCTATGCCGCCTATGTCCTCCAGCGGGTCGAACGCGACCGGATCGCCGCCGCCACCGAGGCGAAGCGACAGAATCTCATGCGCAAGGAACTCGCGTGGCTGCGACGCGGTGCACCCGCCCGAACGTCGAAGCCGAAGTTCCGCATCGAAGCGGCCAATCAGCTCATCGCCGATGTGCCCGAGGTGCGCAATCCGATCGAATTGAAGAAGATGGCCACGGCCCGTCTGGGCAAGGACGTCGTCGACCTGCTCGACGTGTCCAAGCATTTCGGCCAGACCACGATCCTCGAGGATGTCACGTGGCGCATCGGTCCCGGTGAGCGCACCGGGATCCTCGGCCCCAACGGTGCCGGGAAGTCGACCCTGCTCGGCCTGGTCTCAGGGGAGATCGAACCCGATGCCGGTCGGGTCAAGCGCGGCAAGACAGTGCAGATCGGAGTGCTCGATCAGCAGTTCAAGGATCTGGCCCGCATCGCCGATGCGCGAGTACGAGAGGTTCTGGCCGAGTCGAAGACCTCATTCAACATCGAGGGCAAGGACTTCACTCCGGCTCAGCTACTCGAACGACTCGGCTTCGCAAAGGAACATCTGTCTGCCCGGGTCAAGGAACTCTCCGGTGGACAGAAGCGCCGGCTCCAGCTTCTGATGCTGCTCATGGCCGAACCCAACGTCATCATCCTCGACGAGCCGACGAACGACGTCGACTCGGACATGCTCACCGCGATGGAGGACCTCCTCGACTCCTGGCCGGGCACTCTCATCGTCGTCTCCCACGACCGATACCTCCTGGAGCGCGTCACCGATCAGCAGTACGCGATCCTCGACAACCGACTGCGCCATGTTCCCGGCGGCGTCGAAGAGTACCTGCGGCTGCGCGCCGAACAGGAACGCCGAGGCTCTGCCGGTTCGAATAAGACCGCCGGTTCGAACGGGGCCACGGCGGGAGCCGGCGGGAACGATTCCGGTGGGGCCGCCTCGGCGAGCGAGGGATCGGAAACGGCCGCGAAGCTCACCGGCGCGGAAGCCCGCGCGGCGAAGAAGGAAGTGTCCTCGATCGAACGTCGGATGGACAAGCTCAATTCTCAGATCGCGAAGAAGCACGAGGAGATGGCCGCTCACGACCAGACCGACTTCGAAGGACTCGCCACGCTCACGGCCGCGATCCGTGAGTACCAGGACGAACTCGACGAACTCGAGATGCGCTGGCTCGAGGCGTCCGAGGCACTCGAGGCCTGA
- a CDS encoding TraR/DksA family transcriptional regulator, translated as MIDEAKMRDLLEGERADAQALIARLTQGIDEVSAAREGDNSDDEHDPEGATLAFERSQAATLLEQSENRLTEIAEAVDRLAVGTFGTCIDCGKPIAEARLEARPYAAKCVDCAARG; from the coding sequence ATGATCGACGAAGCGAAGATGAGAGACCTGCTCGAGGGGGAGCGGGCGGATGCGCAGGCGCTCATCGCCCGCCTGACCCAGGGCATCGACGAGGTCTCGGCCGCTCGCGAGGGTGACAACAGTGACGACGAACATGATCCGGAAGGCGCGACGCTCGCCTTCGAACGGTCGCAGGCCGCGACCCTGCTCGAACAGTCCGAGAACCGACTCACAGAGATCGCCGAGGCGGTCGACCGCCTCGCCGTGGGAACGTTCGGAACCTGCATCGACTGCGGCAAGCCCATCGCCGAGGCGCGACTGGAGGCCCGTCCCTACGCGGCGAAATGCGTGGACTGCGCCGCCCGCGGTTAG
- a CDS encoding acyltransferase family protein, producing MSSRDYRIDRAKGILIFLVVLGHLLARTSPWESPILGAPMYFIYMFHMPAFVFLAGITAKSNKLAERVLTYFVLLATVLPLMWGWMWLFGLNPDYDFLRPFWYTWFLLSMAWWMITVPFIERFPRTMLVASLVAGLFGGILPILDTELSAARTLAFWPFFVIGKLYGKQIIGWAGSLAIWQKLCLSAAALGTVGYFYLDEVDHNWLFGSLNFAHFDVSVPEGVGLRLIVDIGAVLLTLALLSWLSNTKDTLAKIGKNSLAVYILHGFVVRGLQPVLDDSRNVLHDAVVLLICVALAVAWTGLLAWSPFERALRWWSSTVTGLLLKPFPFLRPEDSDRRGRRGRRGDVDAHAAYPGDTHHPGNAYSEGDGPDRQGLGLQPLPGVGYQHSPGYEQQPGQQQSFASPAPATGDPFPLPGSHEVPQNNATYEPTQEVPAGAAQRAVRYRRLPVYLSGDDH from the coding sequence GTGTCATCACGGGACTATCGCATCGACCGCGCCAAGGGAATACTCATCTTCCTGGTGGTTCTGGGCCACCTCCTCGCCAGGACCTCCCCATGGGAGTCGCCGATCCTGGGCGCACCGATGTACTTCATCTACATGTTCCACATGCCGGCGTTCGTCTTCCTCGCCGGCATCACGGCGAAGTCGAACAAACTGGCCGAGCGGGTTCTGACCTACTTCGTCCTCCTGGCCACGGTGCTGCCGCTCATGTGGGGGTGGATGTGGCTCTTCGGGCTCAATCCCGACTACGACTTCCTCAGACCGTTCTGGTACACGTGGTTCCTGCTGTCGATGGCGTGGTGGATGATCACGGTCCCCTTCATCGAGCGCTTCCCGCGCACGATGCTCGTCGCTTCTCTGGTCGCCGGGCTCTTCGGCGGAATACTGCCGATCCTCGACACCGAACTCTCCGCTGCTCGGACGCTGGCGTTCTGGCCCTTCTTCGTCATCGGCAAGCTCTACGGCAAGCAGATCATCGGCTGGGCCGGCAGTCTTGCGATCTGGCAGAAGCTCTGCCTCAGCGCCGCCGCACTCGGCACCGTCGGATACTTCTACCTCGACGAAGTCGATCACAACTGGCTCTTCGGCAGCCTCAACTTCGCCCACTTCGACGTCAGCGTCCCCGAAGGTGTGGGACTGCGCCTCATCGTGGACATCGGAGCGGTGCTGCTGACACTGGCCCTGCTGTCGTGGCTGAGCAACACGAAGGACACGCTCGCGAAGATCGGCAAGAACAGCCTCGCTGTCTACATCCTCCACGGTTTCGTCGTCCGCGGTCTGCAGCCGGTGCTCGACGACAGCCGCAACGTCCTCCACGATGCCGTCGTCCTCCTCATCTGTGTGGCCCTGGCCGTGGCGTGGACCGGCCTTCTGGCTTGGTCGCCCTTCGAACGTGCCCTGCGCTGGTGGTCCTCGACCGTCACGGGCCTCCTGCTCAAGCCGTTCCCGTTCCTGCGACCGGAGGATTCCGACCGTCGCGGCCGGCGTGGTCGTCGTGGGGACGTCGACGCCCATGCCGCCTATCCCGGCGACACTCATCATCCCGGCAACGCCTACAGCGAAGGCGACGGACCGGACCGGCAGGGACTGGGCCTGCAGCCGCTGCCCGGTGTCGGCTACCAACACTCCCCCGGCTACGAACAGCAGCCCGGTCAGCAGCAGTCCTTCGCCTCCCCTGCGCCGGCCACGGGCGACCCGTTCCCACTGCCCGGTTCGCACGAGGTTCCGCAGAACAACGCCACCTATGAACCGACTCAGGAAGTTCCCGCCGGTGCCGCCCAGCGGGCAGTGCGCTACCGCCGACTGCCGGTGTACCTCAGCGGCGACGACCACTGA
- a CDS encoding homocysteine S-methyltransferase family protein: MTATNALTQRLDAGPVICAEGFLFELEKRGYLSAGEFVPEVALEFPDALRSLHVDFQRAGSDIVEAFTYNGHREKMRVIGKEDLLEPLNRAALQIARSVADAKPGNFMAGNISNSNIWDPADESKQAEVRAMFAEMVAWAVEEGADLIIGETFYFAGEAIAAAEVAKASGLPVVLTLAPMGFQEMADGVGIVETAQRLEQLGVDVVGLNCFRGPATMLPWLKEIRAAVSCHVGALPIPYRTTETEPTFFNLSDPRAEVASPHGRTFPTALDPLQTNRYEIGAFAKEAFDLGVNYIGVCCGATPMHIREVAEAVGLTTDASRFSENMANHFMYGSNERLADNVVALGDTA; this comes from the coding sequence ATGACCGCGACCAACGCCCTGACCCAACGCCTCGACGCCGGCCCCGTGATCTGCGCGGAAGGTTTCCTGTTCGAGCTCGAGAAGCGCGGATATCTGTCCGCCGGCGAGTTCGTCCCCGAGGTGGCCCTCGAATTCCCCGACGCCCTGCGTTCCCTCCACGTCGACTTCCAGCGGGCCGGTTCCGACATCGTCGAGGCCTTCACCTACAACGGACACCGTGAGAAGATGCGCGTGATCGGCAAGGAGGACCTGCTCGAGCCGCTCAACCGCGCCGCCTTGCAGATCGCCCGGTCCGTTGCCGACGCCAAACCCGGGAACTTCATGGCCGGCAACATCTCGAACTCGAACATCTGGGATCCCGCCGATGAGTCCAAGCAGGCCGAGGTGCGGGCCATGTTCGCCGAGATGGTGGCCTGGGCGGTTGAGGAAGGTGCCGACCTCATCATCGGCGAGACCTTCTACTTCGCCGGTGAGGCCATCGCCGCGGCCGAGGTCGCCAAGGCCAGCGGCCTGCCCGTCGTCCTCACGCTTGCGCCCATGGGCTTCCAGGAGATGGCCGACGGGGTCGGGATCGTCGAGACTGCGCAGCGTCTCGAACAGCTCGGCGTCGATGTCGTCGGCCTCAACTGCTTCCGCGGACCAGCGACGATGCTGCCGTGGCTGAAGGAGATCCGCGCGGCCGTGTCCTGTCACGTCGGCGCGCTGCCGATCCCCTACCGCACCACGGAGACCGAGCCGACGTTCTTCAACCTCTCCGACCCCCGCGCCGAGGTGGCCTCGCCGCACGGACGCACGTTCCCCACCGCTCTCGATCCCCTGCAGACCAACCGCTACGAGATCGGTGCGTTCGCCAAGGAGGCCTTCGACCTGGGCGTCAACTACATCGGCGTGTGCTGCGGCGCGACCCCGATGCACATCCGCGAAGTCGCCGAGGCGGTCGGGCTGACGACCGATGCCAGCCGGTTCTCCGAGAACATGGCCAACCACTTCATGTACGGCAGCAACGAACGGCTCGCCGACAACGTCGTCGCCCTCGGAGACACCGCCTGA
- a CDS encoding aminotransferase class V-fold PLP-dependent enzyme, producing MTLPHEDVDPDGLLEYSVVFTDRSLNHMSQRFVSVMQEINRILRSAYDADSAAIVPGGGSYAMESVARQLATGKKALIVRNGLFSFRWSQILDAGAIASETTVLKASPDSTEHQSPWSPAPIAEVVAAIEREKPAVVFAPHVETASGMLLPDDYVRQVAEAVHAVGGIFVLDCIASGAVWASMTDLGVDVLISAPQKGWSGSPCAGYVMLSKAGRAAVEASTSTSFAMDLKKWLFIADEYEEGRAPYHATMPTDALAHNAKLMAESEERGLDKLAAAQAELGERVRTVFAERGLPSVASDEFASPSVVVVHTDNPKLATGASFKEVGVQIAAGVPLQCDEPEDFSSFRIGLFGLDKLGDIDGTISRLEAALDSIGVTAEA from the coding sequence ATGACTTTGCCACACGAAGATGTTGACCCAGACGGACTGCTCGAATACTCGGTGGTCTTCACCGACCGATCGCTCAACCACATGTCGCAGCGGTTCGTGTCCGTGATGCAGGAGATCAACCGGATCCTGCGCTCGGCCTACGATGCCGATTCCGCTGCCATCGTCCCCGGCGGCGGCAGCTACGCCATGGAGTCCGTGGCACGTCAGCTGGCCACCGGCAAGAAGGCGCTGATCGTGCGCAACGGTCTGTTCTCCTTCCGCTGGTCGCAGATCCTCGACGCCGGGGCCATCGCCTCGGAGACGACCGTGCTCAAGGCCTCCCCGGACAGCACCGAGCACCAGTCGCCGTGGTCGCCGGCCCCCATCGCCGAGGTGGTCGCCGCCATCGAGCGCGAGAAGCCCGCCGTCGTGTTCGCTCCCCACGTCGAGACCGCCTCGGGGATGCTCCTGCCCGATGACTACGTCCGCCAGGTCGCCGAAGCCGTGCACGCGGTCGGCGGAATCTTCGTTCTCGACTGCATCGCCTCGGGTGCGGTGTGGGCGTCGATGACCGATCTCGGTGTCGATGTGCTCATCTCCGCGCCGCAGAAGGGCTGGAGCGGATCGCCGTGCGCCGGCTACGTCATGCTCAGCAAGGCCGGCCGCGCCGCCGTGGAGGCATCGACCTCGACGAGCTTCGCGATGGACCTGAAGAAGTGGCTGTTCATCGCCGACGAATACGAAGAGGGCCGTGCGCCTTACCACGCGACGATGCCCACCGACGCTCTGGCGCACAATGCCAAACTCATGGCCGAGAGCGAGGAGCGCGGCTTGGACAAGCTCGCCGCCGCACAGGCCGAACTCGGTGAGCGGGTGCGCACCGTCTTCGCCGAACGCGGACTGCCTTCGGTGGCTTCGGACGAGTTTGCCTCGCCGAGCGTAGTCGTCGTCCACACCGACAACCCGAAGCTCGCCACCGGCGCCAGCTTCAAGGAAGTCGGCGTGCAGATCGCAGCCGGAGTGCCGCTGCAGTGCGATGAGCCCGAGGACTTCTCGAGCTTCCGCATCGGCCTGTTCGGTCTCGACAAGCTCGGCGACATCGACGGCACGATCTCGCGCCTCGAGGCTGCTCTCGACTCGATCGGCGTGACCGCCGAAGCCTGA
- the gndA gene encoding NADP-dependent phosphogluconate dehydrogenase, with the protein MKADVAVIGTGVMGSNLARNLARQPGHRVAVYDRDVERAQRLAADFPEADFLVAADPADLAGKLTEPRVAILMVNAGGATDAAIGDLAEAFVPGDIIVDGGNSHFRDTIARGARLEGTGIEFAGVGISGGEVGALLGPSLMVGGTETAWQRLCPLLEPIAAKVGDEACVDHIGTDGAGHFVKMVHNGIEYADMQLISEAFTLLRDDLGMAPAEIAEVFADWNTGELESYLIEITADVLAHVDEATGRPFVDVVADAAKAKGTGAWTAQVGLDLGVPVPTIAEAVFSRSLSSAVDLRAEGLDLAGPRPGAEPSSLSADDRAARVDEIGRALLLGKVMAYVQGFHEIAVGARENDWDIDLGALAGIWRAGCIIRARLLDRIVAAFDSPTPPENLLGADFVREIAGSCQGSLRSTAVRAIGHGIAVPGLASTLSYFDGLRTEAGSAALIQAQRDRFGSHTYARTDRPGTFHTLWSGDRSEVEV; encoded by the coding sequence ATGAAGGCCGATGTCGCGGTGATCGGAACCGGCGTGATGGGGTCGAACCTGGCCCGCAACCTCGCCCGTCAGCCGGGCCACCGAGTCGCCGTCTACGACCGCGACGTCGAGCGCGCCCAGAGGCTGGCCGCTGACTTCCCCGAGGCCGACTTCCTCGTCGCCGCCGACCCGGCCGACCTGGCCGGGAAGCTCACCGAACCACGGGTGGCGATCCTCATGGTCAACGCCGGAGGAGCCACGGATGCGGCAATCGGCGATCTCGCCGAGGCGTTCGTTCCCGGTGACATCATCGTCGACGGCGGCAACTCCCACTTCCGGGACACGATCGCCCGCGGGGCCCGACTCGAGGGAACCGGCATTGAGTTCGCCGGGGTCGGCATCTCCGGGGGAGAGGTCGGCGCTCTGCTCGGGCCCTCCCTCATGGTCGGTGGAACGGAGACCGCGTGGCAGCGCCTGTGTCCCCTGCTCGAACCCATTGCCGCGAAGGTCGGAGACGAAGCCTGCGTCGATCACATCGGCACCGACGGGGCCGGGCACTTCGTCAAGATGGTCCACAACGGCATCGAATACGCCGATATGCAGCTCATCAGTGAGGCCTTCACGCTCCTGCGCGACGACCTGGGGATGGCGCCCGCCGAAATTGCTGAGGTCTTCGCCGACTGGAACACCGGAGAGCTCGAGTCCTACCTCATCGAGATCACCGCCGACGTCCTCGCCCATGTCGATGAGGCAACGGGCCGGCCCTTCGTCGACGTCGTCGCCGATGCCGCGAAGGCCAAGGGCACGGGTGCATGGACGGCGCAGGTCGGTCTGGACCTTGGGGTCCCGGTGCCCACCATCGCCGAGGCGGTCTTCTCCCGTTCGCTGTCATCGGCCGTCGATCTGCGCGCCGAGGGACTCGACCTGGCCGGTCCCCGGCCAGGCGCCGAGCCGTCTTCACTGTCTGCGGACGATCGTGCGGCCCGCGTCGACGAGATCGGTCGCGCGCTGTTGCTCGGCAAGGTCATGGCCTACGTCCAGGGCTTCCACGAGATCGCAGTCGGCGCCCGCGAGAACGACTGGGACATCGATCTCGGGGCGCTCGCCGGAATCTGGCGGGCCGGGTGCATCATCCGGGCCCGCCTGCTCGATCGCATAGTCGCGGCCTTCGACTCCCCGACCCCGCCCGAGAACCTGCTCGGCGCCGATTTCGTGCGAGAGATCGCCGGGAGCTGCCAGGGATCCCTGCGCTCGACGGCCGTCCGGGCCATCGGCCACGGCATCGCCGTGCCCGGGCTGGCCTCGACTCTGTCCTACTTCGACGGTCTGCGCACCGAGGCGGGCAGTGCCGCTCTCATCCAGGCGCAGCGTGACCGCTTCGGTTCGCACACCTATGCGCGCACCGACCGTCCCGGGACCTTCCACACTCTGTGGTCCGGCGATCGCAGCGAAGTCGAGGTCTGA
- a CDS encoding gluconokinase, translated as MGHSPFLPPLVIMGVSGTGKTVLGAQVADTLDRRFVDADDLHSGENKAKMGSGVPLTDEDRAPWLDSVAIEAARTPAPVIACSALKRSYRDLLRRSAPSLVFIHLDGPREVIADHLARRDHEFMSPDLLDSQLATLEPLAAEEAHATVDVDQSIPDVLNAILESVNRMSA; from the coding sequence ATGGGTCACAGCCCTTTCCTTCCACCGCTCGTCATCATGGGTGTCTCGGGAACCGGCAAAACCGTCCTCGGCGCGCAGGTGGCGGACACCCTCGACCGTCGGTTCGTCGACGCCGACGATCTGCACTCCGGTGAGAACAAAGCGAAGATGGGCTCCGGTGTGCCGCTCACGGATGAGGATCGGGCACCCTGGCTCGACAGCGTCGCTATCGAAGCAGCCCGCACCCCAGCCCCGGTCATCGCCTGCTCCGCCCTCAAACGCTCCTACCGTGACCTGCTGCGCAGGTCCGCACCTTCGCTCGTCTTCATCCACCTCGACGGCCCCCGCGAAGTCATCGCCGACCATCTGGCCCGCCGCGACCACGAGTTCATGTCCCCGGATCTGCTCGACTCGCAGCTGGCCACACTCGAACCGCTCGCTGCCGAGGAGGCACATGCCACCGTCGACGTCGACCAGTCGATTCCCGATGTCCTGAATGCGATCCTCGAGTCCGTGAACCGGATGAGCGCATGA
- a CDS encoding GntP family permease gives MTELELAWTLSTPALLGIAAAAIAVLLLLIIKARVHAFIALVIVSVITALAAGIMPADLIDVLYDGFGSTLASVALLVGLGAMLGRMLELSGGAEVLTDALIRLFGEKRAPFALGVTSLLFGFPIFFDAGLVVMLPIIFTIARRLGGSLLLYAMPAAMAFSAMHIFVPPHPGPVAASGLLGANVGLVLICGIIIAIPAWYLTGYLFGLIIGKRIDVAVPTVLSAGKDDSYADFASRPKLGHVIFLLVLPLVLIFFNTGLNFAGEAGWVDIESVFISSLRLLGETPIALLITVVIAMWLLGWKQKKDQSLIETVVDSALGPVCSIILITGAGGMFGGVLRASGIGDSLADSLSALGLPVIVAGFVIAAIVRIAQGSATVALTTAAALVQPIVVGNPDFSSLQVVAIVLSLAAGSVFASHVNDSGFWLVSRFFGMDTKTTLKTWTVAETLLGTVGFLLSLALYGVVSLF, from the coding sequence ATGACCGAACTCGAATTGGCCTGGACTCTGTCGACTCCAGCCCTCCTGGGAATCGCAGCCGCTGCCATCGCCGTGCTGCTCCTGCTCATCATCAAGGCACGAGTCCATGCCTTCATCGCTCTCGTCATCGTCTCCGTGATCACGGCCCTGGCCGCGGGAATCATGCCCGCTGACCTCATCGACGTCCTCTACGACGGCTTCGGATCCACCCTGGCCAGCGTGGCCCTGCTCGTGGGACTCGGTGCGATGCTCGGACGGATGCTCGAACTCTCCGGCGGCGCCGAGGTGCTCACCGACGCTCTCATCCGTCTTTTCGGTGAGAAACGAGCACCCTTCGCCCTCGGTGTGACCTCTCTGCTCTTCGGCTTCCCGATCTTCTTCGATGCCGGGCTCGTCGTCATGCTGCCGATCATCTTCACGATCGCACGCCGCCTCGGCGGATCTCTGCTGCTCTACGCGATGCCTGCGGCAATGGCGTTCTCCGCTATGCACATCTTCGTACCCCCGCACCCCGGCCCGGTCGCGGCCTCCGGACTGCTCGGCGCGAACGTCGGACTCGTCCTCATCTGCGGAATCATCATCGCCATCCCAGCCTGGTATCTCACCGGATACCTGTTCGGACTCATCATCGGAAAGCGCATCGACGTCGCCGTCCCCACGGTGCTCTCGGCCGGAAAGGACGACTCGTATGCCGATTTCGCCTCACGTCCGAAACTCGGCCACGTCATCTTCCTCCTCGTCCTGCCGCTCGTGCTCATCTTCTTCAACACCGGACTGAACTTCGCTGGTGAGGCCGGGTGGGTCGATATCGAATCGGTGTTCATCAGCTCCCTGCGGCTGCTCGGCGAGACCCCAATCGCCCTGCTCATCACCGTCGTCATCGCCATGTGGCTGCTCGGGTGGAAGCAGAAGAAGGACCAGTCGCTCATCGAGACCGTCGTCGACTCAGCCCTCGGCCCGGTGTGCTCGATCATCCTCATCACCGGAGCCGGCGGAATGTTCGGCGGAGTGCTGCGCGCCAGCGGCATCGGCGATTCCCTCGCCGATTCACTGTCCGCCCTCGGCCTGCCCGTCATCGTCGCCGGCTTCGTCATCGCCGCGATCGTGCGCATTGCACAGGGTTCGGCCACCGTGGCGCTGACGACAGCGGCGGCGCTCGTCCAGCCCATCGTCGTCGGCAACCCGGATTTCTCGAGCCTGCAGGTCGTGGCGATCGTGCTGTCGCTGGCCGCCGGTTCGGTCTTCGCCAGCCACGTCAACGACTCCGGCTTCTGGCTCGTCTCCCGCTTCTTCGGCATGGACACGAAGACGACGCTGAAGACCTGGACAGTCGCCGAGACGCTGCTGGGCACCGTCGGGTTCCTGCTCAGCCTCGCCCTCTACGGAGTCGTCAGCCTGTTCTGA
- a CDS encoding FadR/GntR family transcriptional regulator, with amino-acid sequence MGEENHTPAEAAASPKSGPENRGSLHETLRDQVGQDIVAGRLAAGTIIKAEDLRARYDVSLSVVREVVRVLESLGMLQPIRRVGLVVLAMSEWMLLDPLVIRWRMTEAPARQLRSLTELRVAIEPEAAGLAAQHAPAEAAEEIMGLAARMRASGRQGDVEAFLEADVAFHRAVLGAGGNELFAAFDTVIGEILSGRTGAGLMPKFPHPDALQWHFDVADAIGGQDAERAREAMAKIVAKADAEMGTVWADEPRHQGS; translated from the coding sequence ATGGGGGAGGAGAATCACACCCCCGCCGAGGCGGCCGCCAGTCCGAAATCGGGCCCGGAGAACCGCGGGAGCCTCCACGAAACGCTGCGTGATCAGGTCGGACAGGACATCGTCGCCGGACGGCTCGCCGCCGGGACGATCATCAAGGCCGAGGATCTGCGGGCCCGCTATGACGTGTCGCTGTCGGTGGTGCGCGAGGTCGTCCGAGTCCTCGAATCCCTCGGCATGCTGCAGCCGATCCGTCGCGTCGGTCTCGTCGTGCTCGCCATGAGCGAATGGATGCTGCTCGACCCGCTCGTCATCCGTTGGAGGATGACTGAAGCTCCGGCGAGGCAGCTGCGGTCGCTCACCGAGCTGCGAGTGGCCATCGAGCCCGAGGCTGCGGGGCTCGCCGCCCAACATGCTCCGGCGGAAGCCGCCGAGGAGATCATGGGCCTGGCCGCCCGCATGCGGGCATCGGGCAGGCAGGGCGATGTCGAAGCGTTCCTCGAAGCCGATGTGGCGTTCCACCGAGCAGTGCTCGGTGCCGGAGGCAACGAGCTCTTCGCCGCCTTCGACACCGTCATCGGTGAGATCCTCTCCGGCCGCACGGGGGCGGGACTGATGCCGAAGTTCCCGCACCCGGATGCCCTGCAATGGCATTTCGACGTCGCCGATGCCATCGGCGGACAGGACGCCGAGCGCGCCCGAGAGGCGATGGCGAAGATCGTCGCCAAGGCCGATGCGGAGATGGGCACCGTCTGGGCCGACGAACCCCGGCATCAGGGGAGCTGA